In Gammaproteobacteria bacterium, a single genomic region encodes these proteins:
- a CDS encoding DUF4276 family protein: MTRVVFLLEEYSMQALLDGLLPRLFPGLLFQCVPHDGKADLEKSIPRKMRGWREPGVRFIVVRDNDRGDCLRLKDHLSGICSDRPEEDWLVRIACQELEAWYLAEPDALAEAFEKESLRGIGSRARFRKPDAVAHPAEALAKLVPQFQKVSGARLLAEHLTRERNRSPSFHAMMDGIERLALRLTSTT, from the coding sequence ATGACTCGAGTGGTATTCCTGCTCGAAGAATACTCGATGCAGGCATTGCTGGACGGGCTCCTCCCTCGGCTGTTCCCCGGTCTGCTGTTTCAGTGCGTGCCCCACGACGGAAAGGCTGATCTGGAAAAGAGCATACCCAGGAAAATGCGCGGCTGGCGGGAACCCGGTGTCCGTTTCATCGTGGTGAGGGACAACGACCGTGGGGACTGTCTCCGTCTCAAGGACCACCTTAGCGGAATTTGCTCGGACCGGCCGGAGGAAGACTGGCTGGTCCGTATCGCCTGCCAGGAACTCGAAGCCTGGTATCTGGCCGAGCCGGACGCGCTGGCCGAAGCGTTCGAGAAGGAATCCCTCCGCGGGATCGGCTCCAGAGCGCGCTTTCGCAAGCCTGACGCCGTAGCCCATCCGGCCGAAGCGCTGGCCAAGCTGGTCCCGCAGTTCCAGAAAGTGTCCGGTGCGCGTCTCCTCGCCGAACACCTTACCCGCGAGCGAAACCGATCACCGAGCTTTCATGCCATGATGGACGGGATCGAACGACTCGCCTTACGGCTTACCTCCACCACCTAA
- a CDS encoding Swt1 family HEPN domain-containing protein — translation MAITNHERVGKAMELLRTGLGAFVEREIKSAHPGPNPARETLRYLDNHKLAGRPIPEWDAHALLMLIWQSWNAVFRTTLGHAERNYVSELRDARNRWAHQRSFSTEDAQRILDSTHRLLSAISAPNEATEADKMRNELLRLRFNEQARQERRRGAQTALKIGASSSLPAWREVVVPHQDVATGRYNQAEFAADLWQVYMGEGAAEYRDPEEFFRRTYLTESLRGMLVGAVRRVTSGTGDPVIQLQTNFGGGKTHSMLALYHLFSGTSPASLAGVDELMAEAKVEGLPQVRRVVLVGNKISPARPDRKPDGTVVRTLWGELAWQLGGRDAYARIAADDEKGTSPGDALRGLLNTFGPCVVLIDEWVAYARQLHDRSDLPAGSFETQFTFAQTLTESAKAASNCLLVISLPASDTAGSPHTRADDVEVGGVRGREALDRLGNVVGRLESAWHPATAEEGFAIVKRRLFAPMTGEAYKQRDVVARAFGDFYRRQHQEFPVECRDGEYERRLKEAYPIHPEVFDRLYEDWSTLIRFQRTRGVLRLMAAVIHSLWEKGDKSPLIMPSLVPIDDPRVQSELTSYLPDRWVPIIESDVDGANSLPLRMDGQYSNLGKLNACRRVARTVYLGSAPLKEAARKGMDDRRVKLGCVLPGESPAIFGDALRRLSGAATYLYQDGPRVWYDTQPTVTKLAMDRAAQLERDPDKVADEIKRRVQADAAKRADFHGVHCFPREAADVPDDPSVRLAILGTDAFYIKGGKSPAEAAARHLLDSRGTAPRLCRNAVVFLAPDKTRLQDLESAVRLYLAWKSIVREKEVLNLDPFQSNQAENRLKAEDGRVKGQLPEVFLWLLAPIQDKPADEVSWEALRLTGTGELAVRASARLRREELLVTSYGGTRLRMDLDRVPLWQNHVEIRQLADHYSRYPYLQRVEDPSVIVEAVREGVNLITWQTETFAYAEGYDEDQGRYLGLRAGQALSPLPADGPGLVVRPEIARKQMDAERPTPPTQETATEDAGDGTDTQAGAGNETGSETRARPIRFHGSVGIDPIRAGKVVGQVAEEVVSHLSGLVGSKVSLTLEIEAELPDGAPDHVVRTVTENARTLRFETQGFEDG, via the coding sequence ATGGCGATCACCAACCACGAACGCGTCGGCAAGGCGATGGAGCTTCTCCGCACCGGCTTGGGAGCCTTCGTCGAACGCGAGATCAAGTCCGCCCACCCCGGACCCAACCCGGCCCGCGAGACGTTACGCTATCTGGACAACCACAAGCTGGCCGGCCGGCCGATCCCTGAGTGGGACGCCCACGCTCTACTCATGCTGATTTGGCAATCGTGGAACGCAGTCTTCAGGACAACTCTGGGCCACGCGGAGCGCAACTACGTGTCTGAACTCCGCGACGCTCGGAATCGGTGGGCTCACCAGAGGAGCTTTTCCACCGAGGACGCTCAGCGCATTCTCGACTCAACGCATCGCCTGCTTTCGGCCATCTCGGCACCCAACGAAGCGACCGAAGCGGACAAGATGAGGAACGAGTTGCTTCGGCTGCGGTTCAACGAACAAGCCCGTCAGGAGCGGCGGCGGGGTGCCCAGACGGCTCTCAAGATCGGCGCGTCGTCGTCTCTTCCCGCCTGGAGGGAAGTGGTTGTGCCCCATCAGGACGTGGCGACTGGTCGATACAACCAAGCGGAGTTCGCCGCCGATCTCTGGCAGGTCTACATGGGGGAAGGCGCTGCCGAGTACCGCGACCCGGAGGAGTTCTTCCGGCGCACCTATCTGACAGAGAGTTTGCGCGGCATGCTTGTCGGGGCCGTCAGGCGCGTTACGTCGGGCACGGGCGACCCGGTCATCCAGCTTCAGACCAATTTCGGCGGGGGCAAGACCCACTCGATGCTTGCCCTGTACCACTTGTTCTCGGGCACGTCGCCAGCGAGCCTCGCCGGTGTGGATGAACTCATGGCCGAGGCCAAGGTAGAGGGACTGCCGCAGGTTCGGCGGGTCGTTCTGGTCGGCAACAAGATCTCGCCCGCGCGACCGGACCGAAAGCCTGACGGCACTGTGGTCCGAACGCTTTGGGGAGAACTCGCCTGGCAGCTTGGCGGACGCGACGCGTACGCCCGTATCGCGGCCGACGACGAGAAGGGGACGAGCCCCGGCGACGCCCTTCGCGGCCTGCTCAACACCTTCGGTCCGTGCGTGGTTCTGATCGACGAGTGGGTGGCCTACGCGAGACAGCTTCACGACCGTAGCGACCTTCCGGCCGGCAGCTTCGAGACACAGTTCACGTTCGCCCAGACCCTAACGGAATCGGCCAAAGCGGCATCGAACTGCCTCCTCGTGATCAGTCTGCCGGCATCGGACACGGCGGGTTCTCCGCACACGCGGGCCGACGATGTGGAGGTCGGCGGGGTGCGCGGTCGCGAAGCGCTGGATCGGCTCGGAAACGTAGTTGGCCGGCTGGAGTCCGCATGGCATCCCGCCACGGCCGAAGAGGGCTTTGCCATCGTGAAGCGACGTCTATTCGCACCCATGACCGGCGAGGCGTACAAGCAGCGCGATGTCGTCGCGAGGGCCTTCGGGGATTTCTATCGACGGCAACACCAGGAGTTTCCGGTTGAGTGCCGGGACGGCGAGTACGAGCGGCGATTGAAGGAGGCGTACCCAATCCACCCGGAGGTGTTCGACCGGCTTTACGAAGATTGGTCCACCCTGATCCGATTCCAGCGCACGCGAGGCGTCTTGCGGTTGATGGCGGCCGTCATTCACAGCTTGTGGGAGAAGGGGGACAAGAGTCCCCTCATCATGCCGTCCCTAGTGCCGATCGACGATCCGCGAGTGCAGTCCGAGCTTACGAGTTACCTCCCGGACCGATGGGTGCCGATCATCGAATCGGATGTGGACGGTGCTAACTCTCTGCCCCTCCGCATGGACGGGCAGTACAGCAATCTTGGCAAACTGAATGCATGTCGGCGCGTCGCCCGAACCGTCTACTTGGGGTCTGCCCCCCTTAAGGAGGCTGCGAGAAAGGGGATGGACGACCGCAGGGTGAAGCTCGGTTGCGTGCTTCCCGGGGAGTCGCCCGCGATCTTTGGCGATGCGCTACGCCGCCTGTCCGGAGCGGCGACCTACCTGTACCAGGACGGCCCCCGTGTCTGGTACGACACGCAGCCCACCGTTACCAAGCTTGCGATGGACAGGGCGGCCCAGCTGGAGCGCGATCCCGACAAGGTCGCCGACGAGATCAAGCGCCGGGTGCAGGCAGACGCCGCGAAGCGGGCAGATTTCCACGGCGTTCACTGCTTCCCGCGGGAGGCGGCGGACGTTCCCGATGACCCGAGCGTACGGCTCGCCATCCTCGGTACGGACGCGTTCTACATCAAGGGCGGCAAGAGCCCAGCGGAGGCGGCGGCTCGGCACTTGCTCGACTCCAGGGGGACCGCCCCCCGCCTCTGCCGGAACGCGGTCGTGTTTCTCGCGCCGGACAAGACCCGACTCCAGGACTTGGAGAGCGCGGTTCGATTGTATCTGGCGTGGAAGTCGATTGTCCGGGAGAAGGAGGTCCTCAATCTCGACCCGTTCCAGTCCAATCAGGCCGAGAACCGCCTAAAGGCAGAGGACGGGCGGGTGAAGGGCCAGCTCCCGGAGGTTTTTCTGTGGCTGCTGGCCCCGATCCAGGACAAGCCGGCGGACGAGGTGAGTTGGGAGGCGCTTCGCTTGACGGGAACCGGCGAGTTGGCGGTCCGGGCGAGCGCCAGGCTGCGGCGCGAGGAGCTACTCGTGACGAGCTACGGGGGTACCCGGCTGCGGATGGATCTGGATCGTGTTCCCCTGTGGCAGAACCATGTGGAGATTCGCCAGTTGGCCGACCACTACTCGCGATACCCGTATTTGCAACGAGTAGAGGATCCCTCGGTGATCGTGGAAGCGGTTAGGGAGGGAGTCAATCTGATCACTTGGCAGACGGAGACCTTCGCCTACGCCGAAGGCTACGATGAGGACCAGGGACGATACCTCGGGCTTCGTGCGGGCCAGGCCCTGTCTCCCCTGCCCGCCGATGGTCCAGGTTTGGTCGTTCGCCCGGAGATCGCCCGGAAGCAGATGGATGCGGAAAGGCCGACACCGCCGACTCAGGAAACAGCAACGGAGGACGCCGGGGACGGCACTGACACGCAGGCGGGAGCCGGAAACGAGACCGGATCGGAAACGCGCGCTCGCCCAATACGGTTCCACGGCAGCGTGGGCATCGATCCGATCCGGGCAGGCAAGGTCGTGGGACAGGTCGCCGAGGAGGTGGTCTCCCATCTCAGCGGTCTGGTCGGCTCCAAGGTTTCACTAACGCTTGAGATCGAGGCGGAGCTACCGGATGGCGCGCCGGACCATGTTGTGCGAACGGTTACCGAAAACGCACGCACACTCCGGTTCGAGACCCAAGGATTCGAGGACGGCTGA